One segment of Candidatus Zixiibacteriota bacterium DNA contains the following:
- a CDS encoding VOC family protein, whose protein sequence is TVTDTIETFDYGKFVHIMDIEGNKIELWEPNDVVYEQLGIQMGAKTTK, encoded by the coding sequence ACCGTCACCGACACCATCGAAACCTTCGATTACGGAAAGTTCGTCCACATCATGGATATCGAAGGAAACAAGATCGAACTGTGGGAGCCCAACGATGTTGTGTATGAACAACTCGGTATCCAAATGGGCGCCAAAACGACGAAATGA